The proteins below come from a single Aegilops tauschii subsp. strangulata cultivar AL8/78 chromosome 6, Aet v6.0, whole genome shotgun sequence genomic window:
- the LOC109760521 gene encoding receptor-like protein 2: MLSEWTVSGNCQTKIFRMGSSTTTPCSNGFSYSRYTKKSHMPSLGLALVLLVSLVSPTSSCTEQEKSSLLQLLAGLSQDGDLTTSWRHGTDCCTWEGITCNQDRKVTDVSLASRGLEGPISPFLGNLTGLLRLNLSRNLLSGGLPLELVSSSSILVLDISFNRLTGGLSELPSSTPARPLQVLNISSNLLTGILPSTTWEVMKSLVVFNASSNRFTGQIPTTPCVSAPSFAVLELSFNQLSGNIPSGLGNCSVLKLLGAGYNKLSGTLPDELFKVTSLEHLSLPNNWLEGALDDISKLINLVTLDLGGNELSGNIPESIGGLKRLEELHLEHNSMSGELPAALSNCTNLVTIDLKANQFSGELTKVNFVSLSNLKKLDLLSNNFTGTVPESIYSCSKLTALRLSYNPFHGQLSEKIGNLKSLLFLSLANNSLTNITRTLQMLSSSRSLTTLYIGCNFLHETMPEDVSIDGFQNLQVLYINHCSLSGKIPDWLSKLPNLEMLFLQGNQLTGPIPEWISSLNFLFSLDISNNSLTGEIPSALMEMPMLESDNTAPKVFFELPVWNKNQFLQYLTPSAFPKELNLAMNNFSGMIPEEIGQLQGLFSLNLSSNRLSGEIPEQICNLTNLQMLDLSGNHLTGKIPAALNNLHFLSRFNISNNDLEGPIPNMGQFSTFPDSSFGGNPKLCGPMVANHCGSAEASPVSIDPIKQIGSEAIIFMTAFGVFFGVGVLYDQKVLARHFG, translated from the coding sequence ATGCTTTCAGAATGGACAGTTTCAGGAAACTGTCAAACAAAAATATTCAGAATGGGCAGTTCCACCACAACACCATGCAGCAACGGTTTTTCATACAGCAGGTACACCAAGAAATCTCACATGCCTTCCCTTGGCTTGGCTCTCGTGCTGCTGGTCTCTTTGGTCTCTCCGACCAGCTCCTGCACCGAGCAGGAGAAGAGCTCCCTTCTCCAGCTCCTCGCCGGGCTATCGCAGGACGGCGACCTCACGACGTCGTGGCGGCACGGCACCGACTGCTGCACATGGGAAGGGATCACCTGCAACCAAGATAGGAAGGTCACTGATGTTTCGTTGGCTTCTCGAGGCCTCGAGGGGCCCATCTCGCCGTTCCTTGGCAACCTCACCGGACTTTTGCGCCTCAACCTTTCCCGGAACTTGCTGTCTGGTGGCTTGCCACTGGAATTAGTGTCATCCAGCAGCATCCTTGTTCTTGACATCAGCTTCAACCGCCTCACAGGAGGCCTGAGCGAGCTGCCATCTTCAACCCCTGCGCGGCCTCTGCAGGTACTCAACATCTCAAGCAACTTGCTTACAGGCATATTACCATCCACAACATGGGAGGTGATGAAGAGCCTGGTCGTTTTTAATGCCAGTTCCAACAGATTTACTGGTCAGATACCAACTACACCATGTGTTAGCGCGCCATCTTTTGCTGTGCTTGAGCTCAGTTTCAACCAACTCAGTGGGAACATCCCTTCAGGACTCGGTAATTGCTCAGTACTGAAATTGCTAGGTGCTGGCTACAACAAACTCAGTGGTACACTTCCAGATGAACTCTTCAAGGTCACCTCGTTAGAGCACCTCTCGTTACCTAACAATTGGTTAGAAGGAGCTCTCGATGACATCAGCAAGCTCATAAATCTGGTCACCCTTGATCTTGGCGGGAATGAGCTCAGCGGTAATATTCCAGAGTCTATAGGTGGTCTGAAGAGATTGGAGGAGCTGCATTTGGAACACAACAGCATGTCAGGGGAGCTGCCAGCAGCTCTAAGCAACTGCACAAATCTTGTAACAATTGACCTCAAGGCAAACCAATTTAGCGGAGAACTTACCAAGGTCAACTTTGTAAGCCTGTCCAATCTAAAAAAACTAGATCTTCTTTCCAATAACTTCACCGGCACAGTTCCAGAAAGCATATACTCCTGCAGCAAGCTGACTGCACTACGGCTATCTTACAATCCTTTCCATGGTCAATTGTCAGAAAAAATAGGCAATCTGAAGTCCCTCTTATTCCTATCACTTGCTAATAACTCTCTTACAAATATCACAAGAACACTTCAGATGCTTAGCAGTTCCAGGAGCCTCACCACCCTTTATATTGGATGCAACTTCCTGCATGAGACCATGCCAGAGGATGTCAGCATTGATGGTTTCCAGAATCTCCAGGTTCTTTATATAAATCATTGTTCATTGTCTGGAAAAATACCTGATTGGTTATCAAAGCTACCGAATTTGGAGATGCTATTTTTGCAAGGCAATCAACTAACTGGACCGATACCTGAATGGATCAGCAGCCTAAATTTTCTCTTCTCTCTAGATATATCAAACAACAGCCTTACAGGGGAAATTCCAAGTGCTTTAATGGAGATGCCAATGCTAGAATCAGATAATACTGCACCAAAGGTCTTCTTTGAGCTGCCTGTTTGGAACAAGAACCAGTTTCTGCAATACCTCACGCCCAGTGCTTTTCCTAAAGAGCTTAATCTAGCCATGAATAATTTCTCTGGTATGATTCCGGAGGAGATCGGTCAGTTACAAGGACTATTTTCACTTAACTTGAGCTCCAACAGATTATCTGGAGAGATACCAGAACAGATCTGCAATCTCACGAACCTGCAGATGCTTGACTTGTCTGGTAATCATCTCACTGGTAAGATTCCAGCTGCATTGAACAATCTGCACTTCCTTTCCAGATTCAACATTTCTAATAATGACCTAGAAGGCCCTATTCCAAACATGGGCCAGTTCAGCACGTTTCCGGATTCTAGCTTTGGTGGAAACCCAAAACTGTGTGGCCCTATGGTTGCAAACCATTGTGGTTCGGCAGAAGCAAGTCCAGTTTCCATTGACCCCATAAAACAGATTGGTAGTGAGGCCATCATCTTTATGACCGCCTTCGGTGTTTTCTTTGGAGTAGGAGTCCTATATGATCAGAAAGTCTTAGCTAGACATTTTGGCTGA